The Prochlorococcus sp. MIT 1300 genome has a window encoding:
- a CDS encoding glycoside hydrolase 100 family protein, which produces MAGRFSQKHQRVRPNSNEEQVIKRASEHFERSLVEVAGQVAGSIAALEHPAKDEALNYGEIFLRDNVPVMIYMLAKKRYDVVRHFLSVCLDLQSTTYQTRGVFPTSFVEEEGELIADYGQRSIGRITSADASLWWPVLCWLYVRRSGDESFGTSQRVQRGVQLLLDLVLHPTFEGTPVLFVPDCSFMIDRPMDVWGAPLEVEVLLHACLRSCIELMELSRKNQVSRLLDQRLVLTRQWVHDLRQFLLKHYWVTSKTMQVLRRRPTEQYGEDQHQNEFNVQPQVVPSWLQDWLENRGGYLIGNIRTGRPDFRFYSLGNSLACMFGVLTAPQQRALFRLVLHNRHHLMAQMPMRICHPPMDGAEWENKTGSDPKNWPWSYHNGGHWPSLLWFFGASILLHERRYPDADVLLMGQMRALLEECYWSQLNQLPRQKWAEYFDGPTGTWVGQQSRTYQTWTIVGFLLMHHFLRVAPEDVEMLDLEELLPEKKYKKKPV; this is translated from the coding sequence ATGGCAGGACGCTTTAGTCAAAAGCATCAGAGAGTCCGTCCAAACTCCAATGAAGAACAGGTAATTAAGCGAGCATCCGAACATTTCGAACGTAGTCTCGTCGAAGTGGCTGGCCAAGTTGCTGGAAGCATCGCTGCGTTAGAGCACCCAGCAAAAGACGAGGCTTTGAACTACGGCGAGATCTTTCTAAGAGACAACGTGCCAGTCATGATCTACATGTTGGCCAAAAAGCGTTATGACGTTGTCAGACATTTTCTAAGTGTCTGTCTTGATCTTCAAAGCACGACATATCAAACAAGAGGAGTTTTCCCAACGAGCTTTGTAGAAGAGGAAGGAGAACTCATTGCAGATTATGGGCAACGCTCTATAGGAAGGATTACATCTGCTGATGCAAGCCTCTGGTGGCCAGTCTTGTGCTGGCTCTATGTGAGGCGCAGTGGTGACGAAAGTTTTGGGACTAGCCAAAGAGTCCAAAGAGGTGTCCAACTGCTTTTAGATCTTGTACTTCATCCAACTTTTGAAGGTACCCCTGTACTTTTTGTCCCTGATTGCTCATTCATGATTGATCGCCCCATGGACGTTTGGGGCGCACCACTAGAAGTCGAAGTTTTACTCCACGCCTGTTTAAGAAGTTGTATTGAATTGATGGAGTTAAGCAGAAAAAATCAAGTCAGTCGTCTATTAGACCAACGTCTTGTTCTAACTAGGCAGTGGGTACATGACCTAAGGCAATTTCTCCTAAAGCATTACTGGGTAACTAGCAAGACAATGCAGGTTCTCCGGCGAAGACCCACTGAGCAATACGGAGAAGACCAACACCAAAACGAATTCAATGTTCAACCCCAAGTTGTACCTTCCTGGCTTCAAGACTGGTTAGAAAACCGCGGAGGCTATTTAATCGGGAACATTAGGACTGGACGACCAGATTTCCGTTTTTACAGCCTTGGGAACTCCCTAGCTTGCATGTTTGGGGTACTTACGGCTCCCCAACAAAGAGCCCTATTTCGCTTAGTACTCCACAATCGTCATCATCTAATGGCACAAATGCCTATGCGAATCTGCCATCCACCAATGGATGGTGCTGAGTGGGAGAACAAAACCGGTTCTGACCCAAAAAACTGGCCCTGGAGCTATCACAATGGCGGACATTGGCCCAGCCTGCTTTGGTTTTTTGGAGCATCAATCCTTTTACATGAAAGACGTTATCCAGATGCTGACGTACTGCTCATGGGGCAAATGCGTGCACTTCTTGAAGAGTGTTATTGGAGTCAACTAAATCAATTACCAAGGCAAAAGTGGGCAGAGTACTTTGATGGCCCTACAGGTACTTGGGTGGGACAGCAATCAAGGACCTATCAGACCTGGACAATTGTCGGCTTCCTTTTGATGCATCACTTTCTACGTGTAGCGCCTGAAGATGTAGAAATGCTGGATCTTGAAGAGCTTTTACCAGAGAAAAAATACAAAAAAAAGCCGGTTTAA
- the petD gene encoding cytochrome b6-f complex subunit IV, protein MHILKKPDLADPKLREKLAKGMGHNYYGEPAWPNDLLYIFPVVILGTIACVVGLAVLDPAMLGDKADPFATPLEILPEWYLYPVFQILRVVPNKLLGITLQTLVPLGLMLIPFIESFNKFQNPFRRPVAMGFFLFGTVFTIYLGIGACLPIDKSLTLGLF, encoded by the coding sequence ATGCATATTCTTAAGAAACCTGATTTGGCTGACCCCAAGCTTAGGGAAAAGCTTGCCAAAGGCATGGGTCACAATTACTACGGTGAGCCTGCATGGCCCAATGATCTGCTCTACATCTTTCCAGTAGTAATTCTTGGGACAATTGCTTGTGTTGTAGGTCTAGCTGTTTTGGATCCAGCGATGCTTGGTGACAAGGCAGACCCGTTCGCTACACCACTGGAAATTTTGCCTGAGTGGTATCTCTATCCAGTTTTTCAAATCCTTCGAGTTGTCCCTAACAAACTACTTGGCATTACTTTGCAAACCTTGGTGCCTCTAGGGTTGATGCTTATTCCTTTTATTGAAAGCTTTAATAAATTCCAAAATCCTTTCCGAAGGCCAGTAGCAATGGGGTTCTTTCTTTTTGGAACTGTTTTTACTATCTATTTGGGTATAGGTGCTTGTTTACCTATAGATAAGTCATTAACACTTGGCCTATTTTAA
- the petB gene encoding cytochrome b6 has translation MANSSPVYDWFQERLEIQDIADDVTSKYVPPHVNIFYCLGGITLVCFLIQFATGFAMTFYYKPTVAEAYSSVSYLMTDVSFGWLIRSVHRWSASMMVLMLILHVFRVYLTGGFKRPRELTWVTGVTMAVITVSFGVTGYSLPWDQVGYWAVKIVSGVPAAIPVVGDFMVELLRGGESVGQPTLTRFYSLHTFVLPWLLAVFMLMHFLMIRKQGISGPL, from the coding sequence ATGGCGAACTCCTCACCTGTCTACGACTGGTTCCAGGAACGTCTTGAAATTCAGGACATAGCTGACGACGTCACCTCAAAATACGTCCCCCCGCACGTCAATATCTTTTATTGCTTGGGTGGCATAACACTTGTGTGTTTTCTTATTCAATTCGCGACAGGGTTCGCGATGACCTTTTATTACAAACCAACTGTTGCTGAGGCTTATAGCTCTGTGAGCTATTTGATGACTGATGTCAGTTTCGGTTGGCTTATTAGGTCAGTGCATAGATGGAGCGCGTCAATGATGGTGCTCATGCTCATCTTGCATGTTTTTAGGGTTTATTTAACAGGCGGCTTTAAGCGACCAAGAGAACTGACATGGGTTACTGGCGTAACAATGGCAGTTATTACTGTTTCCTTTGGTGTTACAGGTTATTCCTTGCCATGGGACCAGGTTGGCTATTGGGCAGTCAAAATCGTTTCTGGAGTTCCAGCGGCGATACCAGTTGTCGGGGATTTTATGGTTGAGTTGCTTCGTGGTGGAGAGAGTGTTGGTCAGCCAACTCTGACTCGCTTTTATAGCCTTCACACTTTTGTTTTGCCTTGGCTGCTTGCAGTCTTCATGCTTATGCATTTCTTGATGATCCGTAAGCAAGGCATTTCGGGGCCTTTGTAA
- the ctpZ gene encoding carboxyl-terminal processing protease CtpZ, translated as MSLSVNSWSKALRRMLIALTSLCICIFLNAPTAIALNDGQQLVLDSWSLVNEGYLEPKKFDEIQWRKLRQKALEKPIETSDQAYAAIEAMLLPIGDPYTRLLRPTDYTAMKASNLGSEINGVGLQLGARPEDGEIVVIAPLEGSPAADAGIISGTVLLSVNGESPKKLGLEATASRLRGETGSQVLIKLQSPDGESEEIILERREVDLRPVRTRRLRNESHTLGYLRITQFSEGVPEQVNEALQELSEKEIEGLVLDLRNNSGGLVSSGLAVADVFLKNKPIVITKNRDGINDPIPSSSEILYEGPMVTLVNQGTASASEILAGALKDNGRSQLLGDRTFGKGLIQSLTTLSDGSGLAVTVSAYLTPNGTDIQGNGLKPDRILDKPEPLNPGSSEDRWLQDAELFMGANLDIDRNKELEMLEASEAATLEIDPRPSQSSFQQSVINPQANR; from the coding sequence ATGTCGCTGAGTGTCAATTCCTGGTCAAAAGCCCTGCGGCGCATGCTTATTGCGCTGACAAGCCTCTGTATATGCATTTTCCTGAATGCACCAACAGCAATTGCCCTAAACGATGGCCAGCAGTTGGTTCTTGATAGTTGGAGCCTGGTTAATGAGGGTTATCTAGAACCGAAAAAATTTGATGAGATTCAATGGCGCAAACTTCGACAAAAAGCGTTGGAAAAGCCCATAGAAACAAGTGATCAGGCCTATGCAGCTATTGAAGCTATGTTGCTACCGATAGGAGATCCTTATACAAGATTGTTAAGGCCAACTGATTACACCGCCATGAAGGCGAGCAATCTTGGCAGTGAAATAAACGGGGTTGGCCTCCAGCTGGGAGCAAGGCCTGAAGATGGAGAAATTGTTGTTATTGCTCCCCTGGAGGGTTCTCCTGCAGCAGACGCGGGGATTATCAGTGGAACTGTCTTGCTAAGTGTCAATGGAGAATCGCCCAAAAAGCTTGGCCTAGAAGCAACTGCTTCAAGACTTAGAGGAGAGACAGGTTCACAGGTATTAATTAAATTGCAGTCACCCGATGGTGAAAGTGAAGAAATAATTCTTGAAAGAAGGGAGGTTGACTTGCGCCCCGTTAGGACAAGGCGGCTAAGGAATGAATCCCACACCCTTGGCTACCTGCGAATAACACAATTTAGTGAAGGTGTGCCTGAGCAAGTTAATGAAGCTCTACAAGAACTTTCAGAAAAAGAGATTGAAGGACTAGTACTTGATCTTCGCAATAATTCCGGAGGACTTGTTAGCTCTGGATTAGCTGTTGCAGATGTTTTCTTAAAAAATAAACCAATAGTTATAACTAAAAATAGAGATGGGATTAATGATCCAATCCCATCAAGTTCTGAAATTCTCTATGAAGGTCCGATGGTAACTCTTGTTAACCAAGGAACAGCAAGTGCAAGCGAAATACTCGCTGGAGCTCTCAAAGACAATGGAAGGTCTCAACTATTAGGAGATCGCACTTTTGGGAAAGGGTTAATTCAATCTTTAACAACCCTTAGCGATGGCAGCGGCCTTGCCGTAACCGTTTCAGCTTACTTAACACCTAATGGCACAGATATTCAGGGGAATGGGCTTAAGCCAGATCGAATATTAGACAAACCTGAACCACTAAATCCCGGCAGTTCAGAAGATCGCTGGCTACAAGATGCTGAACTGTTTATGGGAGCCAATTTGGATATTGATAGAAACAAAGAGCTGGAAATGTTGGAAGCCTCTGAGGCCGCAACACTCGAAATTGACCCACGACCCTCTCAATCAAGCTTTCAACAATCCGTCATCAACCCGCAAGCTAATCGATGA
- a CDS encoding HD domain-containing protein, with protein sequence MSLRTYQDPLHGGISLDSRDPAEAMVMKLIDTQPFQRLRRLRQLGPAFLTFHGAESSRFTHSLGVFHLSRRAINKLIQFDAALTKQRGVLYGAALLHDLGHGPLSHTGEEMFGLNHEKWSAELVRKHPEVKQALEDFEIGTAESVASLLEGNLKTSSKAIKALVSSQLDCDRLDYLLRDSHSTGTRYGLLDLDRILSALTIAPDGDLAIHPKGLMAVEHYLVIRNLMYRSVYNHRLNEVCNWLLVQIIQMARILGPGKVWTDKIMAKWLWNQDNLDLNLFLGNDDIRMGYHLIRWQEDETQAALSELCKRFLTRNLLKALSIGNLSNTEQLEALALARKLSEEKSLNPDQCCGLRHQSLHGYHPYIGGLRLWDGEQLSAIEQASPLIESLSNPAGTSWLIHPKEINNELIKKLTDFRKSR encoded by the coding sequence ATGAGCCTGCGGACATATCAAGACCCACTTCATGGCGGAATCAGTCTCGATAGCAGAGACCCCGCAGAAGCAATGGTGATGAAGTTAATAGACACTCAACCATTTCAACGACTGCGTCGGCTAAGACAGCTTGGGCCTGCTTTCCTTACATTCCACGGAGCTGAGTCAAGCAGATTCACACATTCACTAGGAGTGTTCCACCTTTCTCGAAGAGCAATAAACAAATTAATTCAATTTGATGCAGCACTAACCAAACAGCGCGGTGTTCTATACGGAGCAGCATTACTTCACGATCTTGGGCATGGCCCACTGAGTCATACAGGCGAAGAAATGTTTGGCCTAAATCATGAGAAGTGGTCTGCTGAACTGGTGCGCAAGCATCCTGAAGTTAAACAAGCTTTAGAAGATTTTGAAATCGGCACCGCTGAATCGGTAGCAAGCTTGCTTGAAGGTAATCTCAAGACATCTTCTAAAGCAATAAAAGCACTAGTAAGCAGCCAGCTTGATTGTGATCGATTGGACTATCTTTTAAGAGACAGTCACAGCACAGGCACTAGATATGGGTTACTTGATTTAGATCGAATACTTTCTGCTTTAACCATTGCTCCTGATGGAGACTTAGCCATTCATCCAAAGGGGCTTATGGCAGTTGAACACTATTTGGTAATTCGCAATTTGATGTATCGAAGTGTTTATAACCATAGACTGAATGAAGTATGCAATTGGCTACTAGTTCAGATAATCCAAATGGCTCGAATTTTGGGACCTGGCAAAGTTTGGACTGATAAAATTATGGCAAAATGGTTATGGAACCAAGACAATCTCGATCTAAATCTATTTCTCGGAAATGATGATATTCGCATGGGCTATCACTTGATACGGTGGCAAGAGGACGAAACTCAAGCCGCCTTAAGTGAGCTCTGCAAAAGGTTCCTAACACGAAACCTTTTAAAGGCATTATCTATTGGCAACCTAAGCAATACTGAACAATTAGAAGCCCTTGCTTTAGCAAGAAAATTGTCCGAAGAGAAAAGTCTAAATCCAGATCAATGCTGCGGGTTAAGGCATCAAAGTCTGCATGGATATCACCCATACATAGGAGGCTTGCGCTTATGGGATGGGGAGCAACTAAGTGCTATTGAGCAAGCCTCACCTTTAATAGAAAGTCTTAGCAATCCAGCAGGCACATCTTGGCTGATTCACCCTAAAGAAATCAACAATGAACTCATAAAAAAACTAACTGACTTTAGGAAAAGCCGTTAA
- the minC gene encoding septum site-determining protein MinC, with translation MTLSASQSVNWKEALKSKLSELQEGLVELNCMDLPLGCKELSYISSAAENANLKITLIKSHHLETLVSAAALGHQTQLNLSTKQDTFESLKNETENFNSSTNTMFHEGTLRSGEHLESEGDVLVLGDVNPGATITAKGNVLIWGRLLGTAHAGKGGNDFAKIVALQLRPLQLRISNAIARGPAEKPEPGLAEEAYLQSGQILIKPAGATR, from the coding sequence TTGACCCTATCTGCCTCTCAAAGTGTCAACTGGAAAGAAGCACTTAAAAGCAAGTTAAGCGAACTACAAGAAGGCCTTGTTGAATTGAATTGCATGGATTTACCCCTAGGATGCAAAGAACTTTCCTACATAAGTTCTGCAGCTGAAAATGCTAATTTAAAGATTACTTTAATCAAATCTCATCATCTCGAGACGCTAGTTTCAGCTGCTGCCCTAGGCCATCAAACACAACTCAATCTTTCAACCAAGCAAGACACCTTTGAGTCACTTAAAAACGAAACTGAAAACTTTAATTCATCTACTAATACAATGTTCCATGAAGGCACACTCCGATCAGGAGAGCATTTGGAAAGCGAAGGAGATGTTCTTGTCCTTGGAGATGTAAACCCAGGAGCCACAATTACAGCAAAAGGCAATGTGTTGATATGGGGTCGTTTATTAGGGACTGCGCATGCCGGCAAAGGAGGAAACGATTTTGCCAAAATTGTTGCTTTACAGCTACGTCCTCTTCAATTGAGGATTTCTAATGCGATTGCAAGAGGTCCGGCAGAAAAACCTGAGCCTGGACTAGCAGAAGAAGCTTATCTGCAATCAGGCCAAATCTTGATTAAACCAGCTGGAGCGACAAGATAG
- the minD gene encoding septum site-determining protein MinD, whose amino-acid sequence MSPNTRIILICSGKGGVGKTTLTANLGIALAKQGSKTVVLDADFGLRNLDLLLGLENRIVYTAQEVLEESCRLEQALVKHKREPNLALLPAGNPRMLEWLKPDDMKRVVTMLKDQFDYVLIDCPAGVEDGFKNAAAAAEESIVITTPEVSAVRDADRVIGLLNTYGIKPVQLVLNRVRPKMIASQEMLSVDDVTDILALPLLGLVLEDEQVIVSTNRGEPLTLVGSNSPAARCYENVASRLTGKDIPLIDPAKEGKGLGNKFRRLMQTKIF is encoded by the coding sequence GTGTCGCCTAATACCAGAATCATTCTTATTTGCTCAGGGAAGGGAGGAGTCGGCAAGACAACCCTTACAGCCAACCTGGGAATTGCTTTAGCCAAACAAGGATCAAAGACGGTTGTCTTGGACGCTGATTTTGGCTTGAGGAACCTCGATTTACTTTTGGGCCTAGAAAACAGAATTGTTTACACGGCGCAAGAGGTCCTTGAAGAGAGCTGCCGACTGGAGCAAGCCTTGGTGAAACACAAAAGGGAGCCAAACCTAGCCTTACTCCCTGCAGGGAATCCAAGGATGCTTGAGTGGCTAAAGCCTGATGACATGAAGCGTGTCGTCACAATGCTCAAAGATCAATTTGATTATGTCCTTATCGACTGTCCAGCAGGAGTTGAAGATGGATTTAAGAATGCAGCCGCTGCTGCCGAAGAATCAATAGTCATAACTACACCAGAAGTTTCGGCAGTAAGAGATGCTGATCGAGTAATCGGCTTGCTAAATACCTATGGAATCAAGCCTGTTCAACTTGTCCTTAATAGAGTCAGGCCAAAAATGATTGCCAGCCAAGAGATGCTTTCAGTAGATGATGTCACAGATATTCTTGCTCTCCCATTACTTGGCCTTGTCTTGGAAGATGAACAAGTAATTGTCAGTACCAATCGAGGCGAGCCTTTAACACTGGTAGGAAGCAATTCACCGGCTGCACGTTGCTATGAAAACGTAGCAAGCCGTCTTACAGGGAAAGACATTCCACTAATTGATCCCGCCAAGGAGGGCAAAGGCCTTGGCAATAAGTTTCGCCGCCTAATGCAAACCAAGATTTTCTAA
- the minE gene encoding cell division topological specificity factor MinE translates to MTLRDIITKLLGRQPASASTARERLQLVLAHDRCDLSPELLDVMRREILEVVAKYVEIDIEEGAVSLETEDRMTALVANLPIKRPLPTAIDTASNS, encoded by the coding sequence ATGACACTTCGAGACATCATCACAAAACTACTTGGACGCCAGCCTGCTAGTGCCAGTACTGCCAGAGAACGCCTTCAATTAGTTCTTGCGCACGACAGATGCGATCTAAGTCCAGAATTATTAGATGTAATGAGACGCGAAATATTAGAAGTGGTCGCAAAATATGTAGAAATCGATATTGAAGAAGGTGCTGTTAGCTTGGAAACCGAAGACAGAATGACTGCTCTTGTAGCAAACCTTCCCATAAAACGACCTCTCCCAACAGCCATCGACACCGCAAGCAATAGTTGA
- a CDS encoding L-threonylcarbamoyladenylate synthase, translating into MDNFESLVVQSNALILKMQKGSLGIIPTDTLPALAALPEFAAKIWKVKCRSHEKPLILMGAESDQLLDLVSPSCKAAAAVMANRYWPGELTLVLPAAGPLVASLNKTNQTIGLRIPNCQIAREFLKEVGPLATTSVNITGNTPARTVKEAFSIFPELPILGPLPWPKFSEQPSTVLLWEPSNTWKILRQGSITPEN; encoded by the coding sequence ATGGATAACTTTGAGTCCTTGGTTGTTCAGTCGAATGCATTGATATTAAAAATGCAGAAAGGATCATTAGGGATAATCCCCACTGATACCTTGCCTGCACTTGCTGCTTTGCCAGAGTTTGCAGCAAAGATATGGAAAGTTAAATGTAGATCCCATGAGAAACCCTTAATACTTATGGGTGCTGAATCTGATCAGTTGCTTGATCTGGTTTCGCCGTCATGTAAAGCCGCTGCAGCGGTTATGGCAAATCGATATTGGCCAGGAGAATTAACACTTGTTCTTCCCGCCGCAGGCCCTTTAGTAGCTTCTTTAAATAAAACAAACCAAACAATTGGATTGCGTATACCAAATTGCCAAATTGCAAGAGAATTTCTAAAAGAAGTTGGCCCACTGGCAACAACCAGTGTAAACATCACAGGTAATACTCCCGCTCGAACTGTTAAGGAGGCTTTTTCTATCTTTCCTGAACTGCCTATTTTAGGCCCGCTGCCATGGCCTAAATTTTCTGAACAGCCAAGTACAGTTTTGCTATGGGAGCCTTCTAATACATGGAAAATTTTGAGGCAAGGCTCTATTACTCCTGAGAATTAA
- the prmC gene encoding peptide chain release factor N(5)-glutamine methyltransferase, translating into MSQKLQAKELLNWRKSQLALGGRADDIDWLLDLGGGLSWGALQKLHICRDGPVVLSKSLDELSSFWRRHIYEHIPLQHLIGRCPWRDIELEISPAALIPRQETEILVDLALSRVKGHQPGVWADLGTGSGALAIALTKELPDWNGHAVDCSGDALHLASKNFNALVPGCPCQLHSGIWWGPLKQWWGKLNLVLSNPPYIPSHVFEELHPVVRDHEPEVALIGGEDGLSSLREIIIGSVDALAPGGWLLLEHHHDQSDAVLGMMRDIGLKEISYELDLQGVRRFALGRLTQKRLN; encoded by the coding sequence ATGTCTCAGAAACTCCAAGCAAAAGAACTTTTGAATTGGAGAAAGAGTCAATTGGCCTTAGGTGGAAGAGCAGATGATATTGATTGGCTGTTGGATTTAGGCGGAGGTTTGTCTTGGGGTGCGCTTCAAAAGCTTCATATTTGCCGAGATGGACCAGTAGTGCTTAGCAAATCACTTGATGAACTTTCGAGCTTTTGGAGAAGACATATTTATGAACATATTCCATTGCAGCATTTGATTGGCCGTTGCCCTTGGCGGGATATAGAACTTGAAATTAGTCCTGCTGCTTTAATTCCTAGACAGGAAACCGAGATTTTGGTTGACTTGGCATTATCAAGAGTTAAAGGCCATCAACCAGGAGTTTGGGCTGATTTAGGCACGGGTTCTGGTGCTTTAGCAATTGCTCTTACGAAGGAGTTGCCAGACTGGAATGGGCATGCTGTGGATTGCAGCGGTGATGCGCTTCATTTGGCTTCCAAGAATTTCAACGCTTTGGTCCCAGGTTGTCCTTGCCAGCTTCATTCTGGTATTTGGTGGGGGCCTTTAAAACAATGGTGGGGGAAATTGAATTTGGTTTTGAGTAATCCCCCATATATCCCAAGCCATGTTTTTGAAGAACTTCATCCTGTTGTAAGAGACCATGAGCCAGAGGTGGCATTGATAGGTGGAGAGGATGGGCTCTCTAGTCTTCGGGAGATAATTATTGGGTCGGTAGATGCCTTGGCTCCAGGCGGCTGGTTGCTTCTTGAGCACCATCATGATCAAAGTGATGCAGTTCTTGGCATGATGAGAGACATAGGTCTTAAGGAAATCTCCTATGAATTGGACTTGCAGGGGGTAAGACGTTTCGCTTTAGGGAGACTTACACAAAAAAGATTAAATTGA
- a CDS encoding acyl-CoA thioesterase has translation MTFNTPVRPWRIHKRVLPQHTDYAGVMWHGAYVQWLEEARVEALKAAGCRYSEFEERRLEMPVVGLEIKYFKTLFHGEEVVIDSWAMSRKGIRWPWISKVYRSNGDLIIEAKVDLVLVRLSDTKRNLLRETPEDLLAVFSSLHQGPIDD, from the coding sequence TTGACATTTAACACACCGGTAAGACCTTGGCGGATTCATAAAAGAGTATTACCTCAGCACACAGATTATGCTGGAGTTATGTGGCATGGAGCCTATGTGCAATGGTTAGAGGAGGCCAGAGTAGAGGCACTAAAAGCAGCAGGTTGTAGGTATAGCGAATTTGAAGAGAGAAGATTGGAAATGCCAGTAGTAGGTTTAGAGATTAAGTACTTTAAAACTCTCTTTCATGGAGAAGAAGTTGTCATAGATAGTTGGGCTATGTCTAGAAAAGGGATTCGATGGCCTTGGATATCTAAGGTTTACAGGAGTAATGGAGACTTAATTATTGAAGCAAAAGTGGACTTGGTTTTAGTTAGACTCTCTGATACTAAAAGGAATCTACTGCGGGAAACACCAGAAGATTTACTAGCTGTATTTAGTTCTCTCCATCAGGGACCTATTGATGATTAG
- the psbM gene encoding photosystem II reaction center protein PsbM yields METTNFGFIGSVLFVGVPTIFLIGLYIATNTGDKSSFSSSSPKGKLGK; encoded by the coding sequence ATGGAAACCACCAACTTCGGCTTTATCGGCAGCGTACTTTTCGTTGGGGTTCCGACGATTTTCCTTATTGGTCTCTATATAGCGACTAATACTGGTGATAAATCGAGCTTCAGCTCTAGTTCTCCTAAAGGAAAACTTGGCAAGTAG
- a CDS encoding 2Fe-2S iron-sulfur cluster-binding protein yields MPTIRFVREGRDVKCGVGDNLRQVALREGLELYGLKGNLGNCGGCGQCITCFVAVIDPTSPEALSPLTEVEKVKLKARPANWRLACQTIVKSSVIILTKPQSPPLNAKALIESAKSAPLA; encoded by the coding sequence ATGCCAACAATTCGTTTCGTTCGAGAAGGAAGAGATGTCAAATGTGGGGTTGGAGACAATCTTCGCCAAGTAGCTCTTCGTGAAGGCCTAGAGCTTTATGGATTGAAGGGCAACCTTGGCAACTGCGGCGGATGTGGTCAGTGCATTACTTGTTTTGTGGCAGTTATTGATCCAACTAGTCCTGAGGCACTTTCTCCATTAACTGAAGTTGAAAAGGTCAAGTTGAAAGCTCGTCCCGCAAATTGGCGTCTTGCTTGCCAAACAATTGTCAAATCCTCAGTAATAATTCTGACTAAACCGCAGTCTCCGCCTTTAAACGCCAAAGCCCTAATTGAGTCTGCAAAGAGTGCTCCGTTGGCTTAA